The sequence aaaaatcagtttttgtATTGTTTACTCTTTCACGGATTTCTCATGGAGTACTTTTCAttaagtggaaaccatacctaagtctgaattcacagtcatctgttttcattccgttttgcgTCAGTGTTTATGACAGTTGGCATTTCACACAATAGAGCACCCTACACACAATGACGCGAATTACAACGGCAAAGTACCCGACAGAATTGAACATGGTTTTCAGGAGTGCGTTCCCCTTCGACTTTAACGTTccgaataataaaaatattgaaaattgagaTCCGTCGATCAAAAACGGTTAAGGTGTCGAAATAATGAAGTTCTTAAAATTATCGGTGATTTTTGTGCTTTTATTTGCGGTAAGAACGAATTTCAAATGTGAATTGTTTGTCTCTTCAATGGGTGTTCTTAACAGGCTGTAAGCGCTACCAATGCTGCTGATTGCAGAAATTGCGAAAAGCCGCACAGAGACAAAGTTAGCTACACTGTCAGAACGGTATGGTCAAACTACAGAAGAAAAGACCAATGTCAGCATTCGTGCGTTCAAAACTGGGAAGAGGAGGTTCAGAAATATTATGACGGATGTGAAGATGCTACATCGGGATATGAAGGTGAGGCGAACGAACGAGCTGCCGTAGTAATGGCTTCATTCCGGGAATTCCTCTCGATATTGATGAAATACGCTAATTCCAACTCAACGATATTAAGCTCCAGCGGAACGTCCATGATAAAATCGATGGGGAAGTGCAATAAGCTGGGCAAGTCTTCGATGGTGATTCTCACTGaattcgaaaaagttttcCCGTCGGTCTCAAATGATATGAATAAAGTGGCATTGAAGTTAAGCGATCACATTGGCCATCTTGCAGAATCCTTTACGGATGCTGTTCAGGAGCTCAGTGGcgtattttcaaaatatatgcGAGATCTTCTGTTCAGTTGCAGATTGACTGAATGTAAAAAGGAAGTTAGCTACGAACCGACGCTacgaaaattgcaaaaacTTATGAATCTGATGGCGCTTATTTCGGAGACGCTATTTAAGGAATCCGACGCTAAAATCGAAGTACAAGAGTCGGTGCTCGTGATGGTGTTGATTACTTGGTGGTTCCAGATCGTAGTGCAAGGGAAACTTACGACGACCATGGATCTACTGCTGAAAAATAATCGTGCGATATCACAAAACTTCACGTCGCTGTCGTTGTCATTTGATTATGTGCTGGTTACGATTACCCAAGCCATTTCTGGCGTCGTGGTGCCACTTGTCAACagtttcaaagaatttctaaGCATTTTTGTCAACACAATTTTGGCTTTGAATACGGCGATAAAGGACATCTTCGGTGTATTGAACGGATTGACCGTAACTGTTGGAGAAATAGCACGGAACCTATTCAAGGGTCTCGAGGGCACATCGGTTTCATCAGGACGAACTAATATTGTAAAGGGAGTGAGGGGTTCCAATTAACTTTGCTGTAACATTTGTCTTCCTATACACTACCAACGGCAATATAGAAACTTTTTACCTTGTCTGTTTTGTACGATTGCTTTTTAGGCACTTCGGGTTACAACTCGCGAGACTCTCTAAAATCAATCATACACAACAGACACGGAATCCAAGATTCTTAAAGAACTGGTCAAGACAGTTTTGAATTGATCACGAAGACGGTGGCATAAAAATTGCTTTATGGTTTGTGAAAGCGTacatgacgatttcaacttaacaaaacaaaattgttcaattttcaCACAATATGTAGTGAGTTAATAAATTTGATTCCACCCGCCTTCATGGGTGTCTTaccctgttctttcagaaccttgacgGAAACCACTGTTATAATATAAGGAATGCGAAGAGGAAATCGTTCTGTGTTCAAATAAGGTAAATGTTGCATTTCGCGTCATAGACACGAAATGCAATTCTCTCCCAGTGGCGCACAGGGCTTTTGATGTGAAAACAGTGCGCATAATGATTTTGCTTTTTCGTACTGTGCTAGAGCGCACCTAAGCTGAGCCTCGTATGCCATAATCAAGAtaaatatatgggcggaggtggtttttaagcaattttgttattttaaagacagggagagatggcgtttaaagcaaactttcgtgccagagaaatgataatagATGGCGTTGCTTCCGCCCTCTGCTATTATTTCTCTGCTTTTCATTCCATAAACGAAATAGAGAAAAATCCAGAGAAAACCTGAATAATTCTGGCACTCTATTGACGATTTACAACAAGCATACGACGCGTAGCGGAAATATATAGGATTTaatggagggattcttttgaaaaacagcctgccgaaatcgggcgcattttctattcgaattttttttatatgtgcctagaaaggacttcgaccctagaagccaaaaccactttcaaaaaaattcttcgaagcttgtgtgtgGCTGGTaaaaggtgagcaaaaaccgaaaaattgcaattttcttacaaaaatttctccagttacacgagccgtacagggtcgtgtggggtgtcattagaaaggtaatcacatgtactatcgaggggtgacgcacttccatttaatccattaaatccatttaatccaaaaaattttttttagttttaccgaaataattaggctacccacctgaaaaatttgtaaagtaattgcgaaaaatagatttgcacgatccccagctcgtttaagtactcgtgagttttaggattttttttttttgttaaaaatggtattaaatttattaattcatttaatccatttaatccatttaatctagaagtgagtcacccctcgtgtactattgagccgaatagggacttgatggttttaaaattcatccacactgaaaatgtgcagttgaagttttcaaccgaagacttacacagttcttactgaaatttctcgaggtacacaaagcgtacatggtcgtgtggggtatcatttgaaaggtaattgtatGTTCTTTTGGGCCAAGTAGGCTTTTATGTGGTTTGAatacatatgcgatgaaacagaagttgaaatgtttaagtgcatCACCTAGATCTATGTTCCGGGATCGGCAAAGACCTTAAGCTGATAAATCGTTGCAGTCTAAATGGGACTTACTGTTGTCAAGCTCCGTAACACAGTCGAATTGATTACTTTCTCACATGAATGGGCTTGGGTATCGATACATCAGTTATCAATATGTCTTGATAGTATCAAGTTGATACGTAATTAATCATTACAATACATTATCTATGAGTAGATAGTAAAGACATGCTATTTGTATGTTGTGCACCAACAGTACGGTGCGAAttagtgaaaatgtttgtgaatGGTAATGCCTTGAACAGGCATAGTAGTTCTTTTATGACAAGACTTGCAAGTTTGTTAAAGTTATTTATCTAACGACATACcaaccgtggtagatacaacgtttttcgcaactttaggccataatcacctttccaatgcaaaacaagTCCTACATGTTGTACCGAAATTCACGTGTAtgcagaaattcatttgaacgatcaagaaggctgcaataatacacattgcaatgtgatgagACGCGTTGTATGtaaatcaagtagtcaatgcttagtatatactCTTCaacaataggtttcttccatcgtactgTAAAAACGAACTTTGACAAGCCGAACACGAACCGATGTCATCCATAGAAACATAACCACAActtttttcctttgttattttgacattttcattataaataatgttgaggttatggctctatggatgacggtttgacttttcattttgccTTGGAAGAAACGTATACGTTAGGTATAATTATGACACTCTATaatggctatagtcgctgATTTGTCGTCAAAAAAGTGTGGGTGTGGGAGGTTCGAATTCTggtcaatttcatttataaaaattcagtCGTCGTTGAAGAGGTAATAGGTtatgtagcgtgcgaaaaaaaagttcgtaTTTCACTGTGTACAGTGAagtaaataccttcaaaacgacattaaatggaagcatggaaaggtgatgattatggccCGGAATTGTGAAAAAACAACAGAATTCCTCAACGCGggcattttgaattttgtacgCTTTTCCACAGTATTCTTATTCTGTTTTGGAAAGTGATTTctacaaaatttcattatcaTCGATTACGCAAGTCACTTAGGTCACTTAGCAATGAACTAGGCAGCGATAAAGCCACCATAAAgacaagcaatacaacatcgaAAGGACTATTTTCGATAAAGCTGTGACGCCCGTATTCCGACGTAATGTACCCCTCGGTAGAATGTTATCTTTGCTAACGTTGGGAATGATAGAAAtcttttataagaaaatatattttgtgcaGCAGATCTTTACTACACTCGTCGCAGTGCGTTTCGAAAGTCACagtgaaaatgttgaaaaaaattggttcaaaaatgttcaaaccTGAGTTATGGGAATCCAATAAACCGAATACTCCACTTGTGCGTGCGCTAATGGAAGAATACAAGGATAAGTTCAATTGGCGTGCCGATGGTAGAGATTCTCTAATGGATGTTGGTTGTGCCGGTGGAGGGCATACCATGGAATTCGTTCTCCCGATTTTGCCGAAAAATTTCGATCGTTTAATCGGTATCGATAATTCATCGGAAATGATTGCTTACGCCCACAAAACATATTCGCGACCAAACATCGAATTCAAGACATTCGATATCGTCGAAGGTGATACGAAAAAACTGCCACAGGTTGATCATATCGTATCGTTATACGTTTTCCATTTGTTGTCTGATCATGAAAAGGCTGTGACCAACATGTTCGATGTGTTGAAGCCGGGCGGCGATTGCTTCTTAGCGCATCTACGATACTTTGGTTTGTACACTGCATATGAGCTAATCTCACGTGATCCAAAGTGGTCGAAATACATAACCGATGTGAATGACGTGATCATACCATCATACTTTTCGAAATGTCCCGAGTCTGATTTGGAGCAGTTGCTAAAGAAATGTGGCTTTAAGAGCGTAGAAGTAAGTTCTAGGGAAGCGAGCTTCGAGGTAGGAGATTTTAATGTTCTTAAAGGTGAGTGATAGAAAGGTATTAACATGTACAGAGCCTCTAGATGTAGTAAAATGAAAACGGCAGCTCATGCGCCCACCATTAACGATTTTTTCTCACATTTATTTTAGATCTTATTAAAACGGTAGCGTCACTCTATAAAGGAATCCCACTAGCGCAACATGATGATTTTACCAATGACTTGACTCATCATGCAATAGATGCcttcaattcattttcatacaacaaACATTCGACTACAAGCAAAGTGTTTTTCCCAGGTGCGACTTTAGTTGCGTACTCTAAAAAGtagaaatgtaaagaaaaatctGTGTTTCAGTGCtataaacacaataaaaatgaaatatcaaaACGATCTATCGATAAAAACTGATAAGCTTCGAGTCGTTGATCAATCTTCCGAGCAACCGTTGTCTCTAATCACAACCCGTCGTCATACGTTTACGAGAAAAAACGAATCTATGAAAGATACTTCTCGAGACACATGAGTATGGTTACAAAGTCTAGACAAAATACCATTATCCTACCAAAAAACTGGGGAACACGTAATTAACTGGGTGCATCAATGGCGTTTACAATAAGGAATGTGACACCCCTCTTACTAAATGTGTTATCGTAAAGATCCTCAAAAGTGGATGCTTTCaaactaatttatttcaccGGAAACGTACATACATTCAAA is a genomic window of Bradysia coprophila strain Holo2 unplaced genomic scaffold, BU_Bcop_v1 contig_211, whole genome shotgun sequence containing:
- the LOC119075458 gene encoding uncharacterized protein LOC119075458 yields the protein MKFLKLSVIFVLLFAAVSATNAADCRNCEKPHRDKVSYTVRTVWSNYRRKDQCQHSCVQNWEEEVQKYYDGCEDATSGYEGEANERAAVVMASFREFLSILMKYANSNSTILSSSGTSMIKSMGKCNKLGKSSMVILTEFEKVFPSVSNDMNKVALKLSDHIGHLAESFTDAVQELSGVFSKYMRDLLFSCRLTECKKEVSYEPTLRKLQKLMNLMALISETLFKESDAKIEVQESVLVMVLITWWFQIVVQGKLTTTMDLLLKNNRAISQNFTSLSLSFDYVLVTITQAISGVVVPLVNSFKEFLSIFVNTILALNTAIKDIFGVLNGLTVTVGEIARNLFKGLEGTSVSSGRTNIVKGVRGSN
- the LOC119075461 gene encoding juvenile hormone acid O-methyltransferase-like; protein product: MLKKIGSKMFKPELWESNKPNTPLVRALMEEYKDKFNWRADGRDSLMDVGCAGGGHTMEFVLPILPKNFDRLIGIDNSSEMIAYAHKTYSRPNIEFKTFDIVEGDTKKLPQVDHIVSLYVFHLLSDHEKAVTNMFDVLKPGGDCFLAHLRYFGLYTAYELISRDPKWSKYITDVNDVIIPSYFSKCPESDLEQLLKKCGFKSVEVSSREASFEVGDFNVLKDLIKTVASLYKGIPLAQHDDFTNDLTHHAIDAFNSFSYNKHSTTSKVFFPGATLVAYSKK